In one window of Carassius carassius chromosome 38, fCarCar2.1, whole genome shotgun sequence DNA:
- the LOC132119748 gene encoding E3 ubiquitin-protein ligase TRIM39-like isoform X1: MAESSLTARKTRRQSFEHEYPSMSSSMSSLSEEIQCSVCLDVFTDPVTTPCGHNFCKICLNKCWDNSQTCSCPYCKETFKQRPDLKINTTLRELVDHCKKKSPEKTTEVVCDFCEERKLKALKSCLVCQSSYCETHLEPHLRVTGLKKHKLMDPVSNLKDYICQKHERPLDLFCRDDQTCVCSICTETDHKNHNTVPIEEESQEKKTELMKTQKDVQLMIQNRFKKIQDIKHSAEVRKRNTEKEKAVRVELFTDLIRSIERHQTELLEMMEEQQKAAEKQEQELIEELEQEITELKMRNTELEQLSHTEDHLHLLQIHSSLCSSRNTRNWPEISMKTHESLETLRRALTQLKDTIDEKLTLTVSTELKWMQQYAVDVTLDPDTAHPNLILSDDGKQVRHGDITQKLPDKPERFDRYLIVVGKEGFSSGRFYFEVQVKEKTEWDLGVARESINRKGQITVSPSDGQWTVFLRNGDEYKAGAGPSVSLSLRVKPQRVGVFVDYEEGLVSFYDVESSSHIYSFTAQSFTEKLYPFFSPCLNDGGKNSSPLIITPVSYNK; encoded by the exons CAATGTCATCCTCCATGAGTTCACTGTCTGAGGAGATTCAGTGCTCTGTATGTCTGGATGTGTTCACTGATCCAGTCACGACTCCATGTGGACACAACTTCTGCAAGATCTGTCTGAATAAGTGCTGGGACAACAGCCAGACCTGCAGCTGTCCATACTGTAAAGAAACATTCAAGCAAAGACCTGATCTCAAGATTAATACCACACTCCGAGAGCTCGTAGATCACTGTAAGAAGAAAAGTCCTGAGAAAACAACTGAAGTTGTGTGTGACTTCTGTGAGGAAAGAAAGCTGAAAGCGCTGAAGTCGTGTCTGGTGTGTCAGAGCTCTTACTGTGAAACTCACCTGGAGCCTCATTTGAGAGTAACAGGTTTGAAGAAACACAAACTGATGGATCCTGTGAGTAATCTGAAGGACTATATATGTCAGAAACACGAGAGACCTCTGGATCTGTTCTGTAGAGATGATCAGACATGTGTGTGTTCAATCTGCACCGAGACAGACCACAAGAACCACAACACTGTTCCTATAGAAGAGGAGAGTCAAGAGAAGAAG ACTGAACTGATGAAGACACAGAAAGACGTGCAGCTGATGATCCAGAACAGATTCAAGAAGATTCAAGACATCAAACACTCAGCAGAAGTCAGAAAA AGAAACACAGAGAAGGAGAAAGCAGTCCGTGTGGAGCTCTTCACTGATCTcatccgctccattgagagaCATCAGACTGAACTGCTGGAGATGATGGAGGAGCAGCAGAaagcagcagagaaacaggagcaAGAGCTGATTGAAGAGCTGGAGCAGGAGATCACTGAGCTAAAGATGAGAAACACTGAGCTGGAGCAGCTCTCACACACTGAAGATCACCTCCACCTCCTACAG ATTCACTCATCCCTGTGCAGCTCTAGAAACACCAGGAACTGGCCTGAGATCAGTATGAAGACTCATGAGAGTCTGGAGACTCTGAGGAGAGCTCTGACTCAACTGAAGGACACTATAGATGAGAAACTCACACTAACTG TCTCTACAGAGCTGAAGTGGATGCAGCAGTATGCAG TGGATGTGACTCTGGATCCTGATACAGCTCATCCTAATCTCATTCTGTCTGATGATGGAAAACAAGTGAGACATGGAGACATTACACAGAAACTCCCAGACAAACCAGAGAGATTTGATAGATATCTAATTGTCGTGGGAAAGGAGGGATTCTCCTCAGGGAGATTTTATTTTGAGGTGCAGGTGAAGGAAAAGACTGAATGGGATTTAGGAGTGGCCAGAGAATCCATTAACAGGAAGGGACAGATCACAGTGAGTCCCAGTGATGGTCAGTGGACTGTGTTTCTGAGGAATGGAGATGAATATAAAGCCGGTGCTGGtccttctgtctctctgtctctgagagTGAAGCCGCAGCGGGTCGGTGTGTTTGTGGATTATGAGGAGGGTCTGGTCTCCTTTTATGATGTGGAGTCCAGCTCTCATATCTACTCTTTCACTGCTCAGTCTTTCACTGAAAAACTCTATCCATTTTTTAGCCCATGCCTTAATGATGGAGGTAAAAACTCAAGCCCACTGATCATCACACCTGTCAGTTATAATAAATGA
- the LOC132119748 gene encoding E3 ubiquitin-protein ligase TRIM39-like isoform X3, with translation MSSSMSSLSEEIQCSVCLDVFTDPVTTPCGHNFCKICLNKCWDNSQTCSCPYCKETFKQRPDLKINTTLRELVDHCKKKSPEKTTEVVCDFCEERKLKALKSCLVCQSSYCETHLEPHLRVTGLKKHKLMDPVSNLKDYICQKHERPLDLFCRDDQTCVCSICTETDHKNHNTVPIEEESQEKKTELMKTQKDVQLMIQNRFKKIQDIKHSAEVRKRNTEKEKAVRVELFTDLIRSIERHQTELLEMMEEQQKAAEKQEQELIEELEQEITELKMRNTELEQLSHTEDHLHLLQIHSSLCSSRNTRNWPEISMKTHESLETLRRALTQLKDTIDEKLTLTVSTELKWMQQYAVDVTLDPDTAHPNLILSDDGKQVRHGDITQKLPDKPERFDRYLIVVGKEGFSSGRFYFEVQVKEKTEWDLGVARESINRKGQITVSPSDGQWTVFLRNGDEYKAGAGPSVSLSLRVKPQRVGVFVDYEEGLVSFYDVESSSHIYSFTAQSFTEKLYPFFSPCLNDGGKNSSPLIITPVSYNK, from the exons ATGTCATCCTCCATGAGTTCACTGTCTGAGGAGATTCAGTGCTCTGTATGTCTGGATGTGTTCACTGATCCAGTCACGACTCCATGTGGACACAACTTCTGCAAGATCTGTCTGAATAAGTGCTGGGACAACAGCCAGACCTGCAGCTGTCCATACTGTAAAGAAACATTCAAGCAAAGACCTGATCTCAAGATTAATACCACACTCCGAGAGCTCGTAGATCACTGTAAGAAGAAAAGTCCTGAGAAAACAACTGAAGTTGTGTGTGACTTCTGTGAGGAAAGAAAGCTGAAAGCGCTGAAGTCGTGTCTGGTGTGTCAGAGCTCTTACTGTGAAACTCACCTGGAGCCTCATTTGAGAGTAACAGGTTTGAAGAAACACAAACTGATGGATCCTGTGAGTAATCTGAAGGACTATATATGTCAGAAACACGAGAGACCTCTGGATCTGTTCTGTAGAGATGATCAGACATGTGTGTGTTCAATCTGCACCGAGACAGACCACAAGAACCACAACACTGTTCCTATAGAAGAGGAGAGTCAAGAGAAGAAG ACTGAACTGATGAAGACACAGAAAGACGTGCAGCTGATGATCCAGAACAGATTCAAGAAGATTCAAGACATCAAACACTCAGCAGAAGTCAGAAAA AGAAACACAGAGAAGGAGAAAGCAGTCCGTGTGGAGCTCTTCACTGATCTcatccgctccattgagagaCATCAGACTGAACTGCTGGAGATGATGGAGGAGCAGCAGAaagcagcagagaaacaggagcaAGAGCTGATTGAAGAGCTGGAGCAGGAGATCACTGAGCTAAAGATGAGAAACACTGAGCTGGAGCAGCTCTCACACACTGAAGATCACCTCCACCTCCTACAG ATTCACTCATCCCTGTGCAGCTCTAGAAACACCAGGAACTGGCCTGAGATCAGTATGAAGACTCATGAGAGTCTGGAGACTCTGAGGAGAGCTCTGACTCAACTGAAGGACACTATAGATGAGAAACTCACACTAACTG TCTCTACAGAGCTGAAGTGGATGCAGCAGTATGCAG TGGATGTGACTCTGGATCCTGATACAGCTCATCCTAATCTCATTCTGTCTGATGATGGAAAACAAGTGAGACATGGAGACATTACACAGAAACTCCCAGACAAACCAGAGAGATTTGATAGATATCTAATTGTCGTGGGAAAGGAGGGATTCTCCTCAGGGAGATTTTATTTTGAGGTGCAGGTGAAGGAAAAGACTGAATGGGATTTAGGAGTGGCCAGAGAATCCATTAACAGGAAGGGACAGATCACAGTGAGTCCCAGTGATGGTCAGTGGACTGTGTTTCTGAGGAATGGAGATGAATATAAAGCCGGTGCTGGtccttctgtctctctgtctctgagagTGAAGCCGCAGCGGGTCGGTGTGTTTGTGGATTATGAGGAGGGTCTGGTCTCCTTTTATGATGTGGAGTCCAGCTCTCATATCTACTCTTTCACTGCTCAGTCTTTCACTGAAAAACTCTATCCATTTTTTAGCCCATGCCTTAATGATGGAGGTAAAAACTCAAGCCCACTGATCATCACACCTGTCAGTTATAATAAATGA
- the LOC132119748 gene encoding E3 ubiquitin-protein ligase TRIM39-like isoform X2 produces the protein MAESSLTARKTRRQSFEHEYPSMSSSMSSLSEEIQCSVCLDVFTDPVTTPCGHNFCKICLNKCWDNSQTCSCPYCKETFKQRPDLKINTTLRELVDHCKKKSPEKTTEVVCDFCEERKLKALKSCLVCQSSYCETHLEPHLRVTGLKKHKLMDPVSNLKDYICQKHERPLDLFCRDDQTCVCSICTETDHKNHNTVPIEEESQEKKTELMKTQKDVQLMIQNRFKKIQDIKHSAEVRKRNTEKEKAVRVELFTDLIRSIERHQTELLEMMEEQQKAAEKQEQELIEELEQEITELKMRNTELEQLSHTEDHLHLLQIHSSLCSSRNTRNWPEISMKTHESLETLRRALTQLKDTIDEKLTLTELKWMQQYAVDVTLDPDTAHPNLILSDDGKQVRHGDITQKLPDKPERFDRYLIVVGKEGFSSGRFYFEVQVKEKTEWDLGVARESINRKGQITVSPSDGQWTVFLRNGDEYKAGAGPSVSLSLRVKPQRVGVFVDYEEGLVSFYDVESSSHIYSFTAQSFTEKLYPFFSPCLNDGGKNSSPLIITPVSYNK, from the exons CAATGTCATCCTCCATGAGTTCACTGTCTGAGGAGATTCAGTGCTCTGTATGTCTGGATGTGTTCACTGATCCAGTCACGACTCCATGTGGACACAACTTCTGCAAGATCTGTCTGAATAAGTGCTGGGACAACAGCCAGACCTGCAGCTGTCCATACTGTAAAGAAACATTCAAGCAAAGACCTGATCTCAAGATTAATACCACACTCCGAGAGCTCGTAGATCACTGTAAGAAGAAAAGTCCTGAGAAAACAACTGAAGTTGTGTGTGACTTCTGTGAGGAAAGAAAGCTGAAAGCGCTGAAGTCGTGTCTGGTGTGTCAGAGCTCTTACTGTGAAACTCACCTGGAGCCTCATTTGAGAGTAACAGGTTTGAAGAAACACAAACTGATGGATCCTGTGAGTAATCTGAAGGACTATATATGTCAGAAACACGAGAGACCTCTGGATCTGTTCTGTAGAGATGATCAGACATGTGTGTGTTCAATCTGCACCGAGACAGACCACAAGAACCACAACACTGTTCCTATAGAAGAGGAGAGTCAAGAGAAGAAG ACTGAACTGATGAAGACACAGAAAGACGTGCAGCTGATGATCCAGAACAGATTCAAGAAGATTCAAGACATCAAACACTCAGCAGAAGTCAGAAAA AGAAACACAGAGAAGGAGAAAGCAGTCCGTGTGGAGCTCTTCACTGATCTcatccgctccattgagagaCATCAGACTGAACTGCTGGAGATGATGGAGGAGCAGCAGAaagcagcagagaaacaggagcaAGAGCTGATTGAAGAGCTGGAGCAGGAGATCACTGAGCTAAAGATGAGAAACACTGAGCTGGAGCAGCTCTCACACACTGAAGATCACCTCCACCTCCTACAG ATTCACTCATCCCTGTGCAGCTCTAGAAACACCAGGAACTGGCCTGAGATCAGTATGAAGACTCATGAGAGTCTGGAGACTCTGAGGAGAGCTCTGACTCAACTGAAGGACACTATAGATGAGAAACTCACACTAACTG AGCTGAAGTGGATGCAGCAGTATGCAG TGGATGTGACTCTGGATCCTGATACAGCTCATCCTAATCTCATTCTGTCTGATGATGGAAAACAAGTGAGACATGGAGACATTACACAGAAACTCCCAGACAAACCAGAGAGATTTGATAGATATCTAATTGTCGTGGGAAAGGAGGGATTCTCCTCAGGGAGATTTTATTTTGAGGTGCAGGTGAAGGAAAAGACTGAATGGGATTTAGGAGTGGCCAGAGAATCCATTAACAGGAAGGGACAGATCACAGTGAGTCCCAGTGATGGTCAGTGGACTGTGTTTCTGAGGAATGGAGATGAATATAAAGCCGGTGCTGGtccttctgtctctctgtctctgagagTGAAGCCGCAGCGGGTCGGTGTGTTTGTGGATTATGAGGAGGGTCTGGTCTCCTTTTATGATGTGGAGTCCAGCTCTCATATCTACTCTTTCACTGCTCAGTCTTTCACTGAAAAACTCTATCCATTTTTTAGCCCATGCCTTAATGATGGAGGTAAAAACTCAAGCCCACTGATCATCACACCTGTCAGTTATAATAAATGA